The Bacteroidota bacterium genome has a segment encoding these proteins:
- a CDS encoding insulinase family protein, translated as MKKILLSLFSLLLIATAVSQPLLQKPVQLDPNVKTGQLKNGLTYYIQRNTTPPGRVELRLAVNAGSILEDDDQQGLAHFVEHMAFNGTRRFSKNALVNFLERSGVRFGPDLNAYTSFDETVYMLQMPTDRPGLVDSAFMVLEEWAAWVAMEGEEIDKERGVIREEWRLGLGAEDRMRKKYFPVIFNGSRYADRLPIGTLGSDRHSQPRNPEAFLPRLVPSEPSGRGRGGRH; from the coding sequence ATGAAAAAAATCCTCCTTTCGCTTTTCAGTTTGTTGCTGATTGCAACGGCTGTGTCGCAGCCTTTGTTGCAAAAGCCCGTTCAGCTCGACCCGAACGTGAAAACAGGTCAGCTCAAAAACGGACTCACCTATTACATACAGCGCAATACCACACCTCCCGGTAGGGTGGAGCTCCGGCTGGCTGTGAATGCCGGCTCGATTCTGGAAGACGATGACCAGCAGGGACTGGCGCATTTTGTGGAGCACATGGCGTTCAATGGCACCAGGCGTTTCAGTAAGAATGCGTTGGTCAACTTCCTGGAGCGTTCGGGTGTACGTTTCGGCCCCGACCTGAATGCCTATACCAGTTTCGACGAAACGGTTTACATGCTTCAGATGCCTACCGACCGGCCAGGGCTGGTTGATTCGGCCTTTATGGTGCTCGAAGAATGGGCAGCCTGGGTAGCCATGGAAGGGGAGGAGATCGACAAAGAGCGTGGTGTGATTCGCGAAGAGTGGCGCCTGGGCCTGGGTGCCGAAGACCGCATGCGGAAAAAATACTTCCCGGTCATCTTCAACGGCTCACGATATGCCGACCGCCTTCCGATCGGTACACTGGGGAGTGATCGACACAGCCAGCCACGAAACCCTGAGGCGTTTCTACCGCGACTGGTACCGTCCGAACCTTCAGGCCGTGGTCGTGGTGGGCGACATTGA
- a CDS encoding RNA polymerase sigma factor: MTRKEYNQAVQLYADNIYRFVLKNLRDAEQARDVVQDTYAKVWLKVDDIEFSKAKSYLFTTAYNTMIDLIRREERRRANMPLQQAGVAYNQFSDLQEVLSQALATLPQQQQSLVLLRDYEGYSYEEIGQITGLSESQVKVYIFRARQAMRNYIRSLDYVLEENHEHQAGKLRGLAARLH; the protein is encoded by the coding sequence ATGACCCGGAAGGAATACAATCAGGCGGTGCAGCTTTATGCCGACAACATCTATAGATTTGTCCTGAAAAATCTTCGGGATGCCGAACAAGCCCGCGATGTGGTGCAGGATACCTATGCCAAGGTGTGGCTCAAAGTGGACGATATCGAGTTCAGCAAAGCCAAGTCTTATCTTTTTACCACAGCCTACAACACCATGATCGACCTGATCAGGCGCGAAGAACGTCGCAGGGCCAATATGCCGCTGCAACAGGCCGGAGTTGCCTACAACCAGTTCAGCGACCTGCAGGAGGTGCTCAGCCAGGCCCTGGCCACCCTGCCCCAGCAGCAGCAATCGCTTGTGCTGCTGCGCGATTACGAAGGCTACAGCTACGAAGAGATAGGTCAGATCACAGGCCTGAGCGAGTCGCAGGTGAAAGTCTATATCTTTCGCGCCCGCCAGGCCATGCGCAATTATATCAGAAGTCTGGATTACGTTTTGGAGGAAAACCATGAGCATCAAGCTGGAAAATTACGAGGCCTTGCTGCTCGACTACATTGA
- a CDS encoding insulinase family protein, with translation MFSDTLTRLLANNHPRAFAVPDASQMENLRPEVVYSLYDKMFTDANGLTVIVVGNISEAQLPMLAAYLNALPAGRLQLQWKDHGMRFPPQTIDAKVFAGTENQSQVAVNFNSPFDWNDRNRLLMNLATRAYNIKLRENMREELGGVYGVSARGNANRLPAPTLTISVGWGTNPSLVDTLSSVVFEQMRQIMQHGPTPEDLAKVKETAIRERETNEKQNNFWSSYLDFSYFNNTPLADFDEFRAAVESVSIAEIREFASRYFKPEHYLRVTLYPENMRE, from the coding sequence GTGTTCAGCGACACCCTCACCAGACTGCTCGCCAACAACCACCCCCGCGCATTTGCCGTGCCCGATGCCAGCCAGATGGAAAACCTCAGGCCGGAAGTGGTTTATTCCTTGTACGACAAAATGTTCACCGATGCCAATGGCCTCACCGTGATTGTGGTGGGCAACATCAGCGAGGCGCAGTTGCCCATGCTGGCCGCCTACCTCAATGCTTTGCCGGCCGGCCGCCTGCAATTGCAATGGAAAGACCATGGCATGCGTTTTCCGCCGCAAACTATTGATGCCAAAGTGTTTGCAGGCACTGAGAACCAAAGCCAGGTGGCTGTCAACTTCAACAGTCCGTTCGACTGGAACGACCGCAACCGCCTGCTGATGAACCTGGCAACCAGGGCCTACAACATCAAGCTGCGCGAAAACATGCGCGAAGAACTGGGTGGGGTGTATGGCGTCAGCGCCCGCGGCAACGCAAACAGGCTGCCAGCTCCCACCCTGACCATCAGCGTAGGCTGGGGTACCAATCCATCACTGGTGGATACACTCTCCTCCGTGGTGTTCGAACAGATGCGCCAGATCATGCAGCATGGCCCCACGCCCGAAGACCTTGCCAAGGTGAAAGAAACCGCAATCCGCGAACGCGAAACCAACGAAAAACAAAACAACTTCTGGAGCAGCTACCTCGATTTCAGCTACTTCAACAACACCCCCCTGGCAGACTTCGACGAATTCAGGGCTGCAGTGGAATCGGTGAGCATAGCCGAAATCCGCGAATTTGCATCCAGATATTTCAAACCTGAGCACTACCTGCGCGTTACCCTTTATCCGGAGAACATGCGGGAATAA
- a CDS encoding DUF1801 domain-containing protein: MKIPEEVLDYIAQAPEQQQQIMKQLIDLIDREIPEASVSFKWSQPVFACGKDFAYFKTGKKEFTLGFSDRSKLTDTRQQLQGTGKALCHVKIKSPDELADFPLSLWLRQAAGIDR; the protein is encoded by the coding sequence ATGAAGATTCCTGAGGAAGTTCTCGATTACATCGCGCAGGCCCCTGAGCAGCAACAGCAAATCATGAAACAACTGATTGATTTGATTGACCGGGAAATACCGGAGGCCAGCGTGAGTTTCAAATGGAGCCAGCCTGTTTTTGCCTGCGGAAAAGACTTTGCTTATTTCAAAACAGGAAAAAAGGAATTCACCCTGGGCTTTTCCGACAGATCGAAGCTCACCGATACCCGGCAACAGCTCCAGGGCACCGGCAAAGCTTTATGCCATGTGAAAATAAAAAGCCCGGATGAGCTGGCGGATTTTCCCCTCAGCCTGTGGCTCCGGCAGGCTGCCGGAATTGATCGCTGA
- a CDS encoding insulinase family protein yields the protein MNLATRAYNIKLRENMREELGGVYGVSARGNANRLPAPTLTISVGWGTNPSLVDTLSSVVFEQMRQIMQHGPTPEDLAKVKETAIRERETNEKQNNFWSSYLDFSYFNNTPLADFDEFRAAVESVSIAEIREFASRYFKPEHYLRVTLYPENMRE from the coding sequence ATGAACCTGGCAACCAGGGCCTACAACATCAAGCTGCGCGAAAACATGCGCGAAGAACTGGGTGGGGTGTATGGCGTCAGCGCCCGCGGCAACGCAAACAGGCTGCCAGCTCCCACCCTGACCATCAGCGTAGGCTGGGGTACCAATCCATCACTGGTGGATACACTCTCCTCCGTGGTGTTCGAACAGATGCGCCAGATCATGCAGCATGGCCCCACGCCCGAAGACCTTGCCAAGGTGAAAGAAACCGCAATCCGCGAACGCGAAACCAACGAAAAACAAAACAACTTCTGGAGCAGCTACCTCGATTTCAGCTACTTCAACAACACCCCCCTGGCAGACTTCGACGAATTCAGGGCTGCAGTGGAATCGGTGAGCATAGCCGAAATCCGCGAATTTGCATCCAGATATTTCAAACCTGAGCACTACCTGCGCGTTACCCTTTATCCGGAGAACATGCGGGAATAA